A window of Methanoregula sp. genomic DNA:
TTGATTCCGTCCTGTTCGATCATAGTATCCGGTATCCTTCGGGGGGAATCATGATCTCAAACCGTGTGCCTTTTTTGGGAGTTCCCGTTTCTTTGATCGTCATATCACTGATGGCACAAATTTCATGGGCAAGGAACAACCCGTGACCATACCGTTCTTCTTTTTGCGTGAACAACGATTCTTTTATGCTCGTTTCAATGCCCGCACCATCTGTTTCTACAAGAATAGCACAGCCATTTTCCCGTATGTGGTAGGTGACTACGACCGTAGTCACTCCATCCGTTTCTTTTATGGTTGTGTCAAAAATATGGAAAAATACTGCCGGGAGATGGGGATCAGCAAAGACTTCCAGTCGTTCAGCCCATGTTCTGAACGAGATGCCGCCAACCCCAAGACGCCCGATTGTATCCAGCACTGCACCCTGCACCGGAATCCAGGCCGGGGGTGATGTGCCGATATCCTTAAACTCGCGGGATATATCGATCTGGCGCTGGATTCCCTGAGCTGAATCCTTAAGAGCTTCGATCAGGAACAGGACATCAGGATCATCAAATTTCATCACCCCAATCGAAAGGATCCCATACAGGCCTGCAAGTTTTCTTGAAATGTCATGACGCACGATACCGGCAATGGTATTGAGCCGGCTGCTGGTATTCTGGAGTGCCGATTCGGTCATGACCTGTTCGGTTATATCCCGGATCGATTCAATGGCACCCGTGACATTACCGTTCCCGTCAACAAGGGCGGTTGCAGCAATACGGAGATACACCCCTTTTCCTCCTTTAAAATGAGGGATAAAAATTTCAGAGACCAGTTTTTTACCTTCTTTTTTTACCTGGGGGTACCACGTATCTGTTTCAGGACCGGGTGTGAGAATGAGATCCAGGAGGGCGGGACGCTTTACTCCATAGAATGCGATGGAATAGGCCCCATCCCCCTTATTAAGGATCTCTGCTTTTCTCACTCCCGTCAGCTCTTCGACTGCCTGGTTCCATACGATCACCACACCTTCACAGTTTACAGCAAATGTCGGGTAGGGTAAAAATTCGATGATCTCGTGAAGCTGCTGCTCAGATTCCCGCAGTTTTGCAGAGAGAAATGTAACCACTCCCCCGACAAGGATAAAGAAAGTCATGCGGAAGAGAGTGGAAACGATGAGGAGGAGATCCAGGGGCAGGATAAGTGTGATCAGTGCACCATAGGCAACGGCAATAAGCGTAGAAAAAAGAAGACCCCGGCGGGGGAACCAGTAGCCGGCAAGAATGATGGGTATGTATATTACATGCGAAAGCAGAACGGTGATTCCGGTGAACATGCCAACGAGATTTATACCCAATGCAATTACCGTCGCAACCGCAATAGTAATAACACGCGTACGGGTGAACGGAGATGAAGAATTGAATAATTGAAATGTCTTCATTCCCGGAGGCACCTGCTTCTTCTGGATTTGCTCTGAACGGGCAAAAAGATTGTCTTTAGCGGTATTAAAAATCTTAAGGATAAATATATGATGGTAATCCCTGAATCAGACTGAATTGTCGTTGACCCGGAATAAAGACCATTCCAGAGTGTCTCTTTTTCTCACGAATGCATAATGGAAGCTCGTCCCTGAGAACTGGTCTCTGGAAGGTAATCACGACTTTTCCGGTGAACGGATGGTTGCCGGAGGGCAGGTAATTTCGAATCGTGCCCCTCTATGGGGATCTCCTGTCTCTTTTATGGTGATGCCGGTAATATTCAGAATTTCCCGGGATAGGAAAAGGCCAAGACCGGTATTTTTTCCAAATCCGTAGGTAAAGATCTTCTCTTTTTCATCTGCAGGTATTCCGGTACCGTTATCCTCGCAGATGATCGTGCAGGTATTGTTTTTACATCCATAGCTGAAACGGATAGTAGTCATCGATATGCCCCCGTACCTCACGGCATTTTCGATAAGATTGGAAAATACTTTCTCGATTAACGGGTCTGCATACAGTTCAATCTCTACTGGCACAGAATTATCCAGTTTCACGGTGCCAAGCGAGGTGTGTTTTAAGGAATTGTCTATAAGGGTGCTGACATTGTGCCACACTGCTGACTTGATGCCGACTTTCTGGTAATCTCCGGTAAATCGTACCGTGTTGACCGTCTGGTTGACAATCCCATCCGCAGTGAGGATATATTTCCATGCTTTTTCTGGCTCTGCATTTTTTTCCACGAGTGCAAGTTCAATGTATTCGTGAAGGGCCATGAGCTGGTTGAGAAGATCATGCCGGGTGATACTTGCCATCAACTGGAGTTTTTTGTTGGCTTTTTCCAGGGCATCTTCAACTTTTTTTCTTTCAGCATTCTCCTTGAACAGATCATCATTTACCTGCTGAAGTTTTTCAACTGTCACCTGGAGTTCCTCATTTACTGCATTGAGGCGCTCGTGGGTTTCGAGCAGTTCAGTATTTTTCCTGACTGCCAGATCATAGGTAGAGAGCAGAATTGTGAGGATTTGCAGTCTCCCGGCAGTGATGGTATGGTTGCTGTCTGCAAACGACACCTCGATGCCGGTTCCGGATCGGCCGTCTGGGTCAGGGCGGGAGAGCATCTGGAGAACACTATGAATTCGTGAATAAACGTGCTGGGGCTCAAAGGGTTTGATAATGATATTATCGGCACCCGCTTCAAGGCCTTTGATCACATCCACTGGGTCGAAAAGTTGGGTGACGAGAATGACCGGAATTGATGCCATTGCAGCATCGGAACGGATCCTGCGGCAGAGTTCATACCCGTCCATCTCCGGCATAATAATGTCTGATAACACCAGAGCAGGGCGATCGATTTTAATCTGTTCCAATGCTTCAAGACCATTTGCTGCAAGAACTACCCTGTACCCTTCATTTTCAAGGATATGACGCAGGTATTCCGCCTGGGTCCTGCTGTCTTCGACTACGAGAAGTTTCATCGGCTTTTTTGGATAAGTGCCGTTCATGTAAAGGCTGGCTCCATCATTATCGTATTGTTTTTTGTTCATTTTAGTAATCTCCATGGAGCAGTTCATTGATAACGGATAAAAACCTCACTTTTTCAAAACCACTTTTTTCCATGTACACATCAGCCCCGACTGCAATACCGTGTGCACGGTCTTCTCTGGTATCAAGTGAAGTGACCAGTACTACGGGCAGGTAGGAAAGTCTTGAATCGGCCCGGATTTTTTCCGTGAGTGTAAAGCCATTCATGCGGGGCATGTCCACATCTGAGACGACCATATCAAACTTATCCTCCTTAAGCATTGCGAATGCTTCCATACCATCGCGTGCGGTCACCACTTCGTGGCCTCCCTGCTCAAGTATGTTAGCGAGAAACATCCGGGAAGTGACAGAATCCTCAACAACAAGCACACGTCCGGAAATCACATCGTGCTGCTCTGCATACGGTACCGGAAGGTCTGTTTTTATCGCTTCCTGGATCAGCTCAATCGGGTCAAGTACAATGGCTATGGTTCCGTCCCCGAGAATTGCTGCCCCCGTGATGCGTTTTACCCTGCGCAGCTGACTGCCAAGAGGTCGCACAACGATCTCCTGGACCTGGAGAACCTCATCCACCATACAGGCAATCTGTCCCGCCCCGTAGGCAATGATAATAATCGGTACCTGTGCAGGTATTTCCGGGGTGCGGTGATATTTGCTGATGCCGAGAGCATCTGTAAGCCTGATGATACTGATGATTTCTCCCTTGAGGGTTATTGTTGGCCGGTTATCATGGAAGACAATGGCATCTGGTTTTGTCCTGAATACCTGCCGGACCTGCTGCATGGGAAGGACATACCGGTGACTACCGGATCGAACAACCACTCCCCGGAATGTGGCAAGCCTTACCGGGACTCGCAAAGTGATACTGGTCCCTTTCCCTGGTTGCGAGGCAAGGATCACATTTCCGCCAAGACGCGTTACGGTATCTTCAACAATTGCAAGACCCAGGCCCCTTCCGGAGATATCCGATACATCGGGTTTTACGGAAAGCCCGGAGCGGAAGACCAGCCATAGAGCCTCTTCATCGGTAAGTTTTCCGGCCTCACGGGCTGTGATGATCCCGTTTTTTACTGCCGCGGTTCGCACATTATTACAGTCGATCCCGGCTCCATCATCTGACACCTCGATGCCGACTTTGCTGCCTGACAGGGGGGCGATACGGATACGGACCATTCCTCGCGCAGGTTTGTGTTGTTCTTCCCGGATATCGGGATACTCAATCCCGTGATCGATACTGTTGTTTATCAGGTGCATCAGTGGATCTTTAAGCGATTCGAGGATACGACGGTCCATCTCAATCGCTTCACCTTCAATAATGAGATCGACATTTTTTCCTGTATTTCGTGAATATTCCCGAACAAAACCTGAGAATGGCAGCAGGATTTCAGCAATAGGTACCAATACCGCATCATGGATAAGATCAGATATCTCTGATGTGCTCGTTTCGAGTGCAGACCGGTCAAGTTCTGTTGCACGGATATGAGCTCCCAGATCATGCCTGAGATAAGCCATGAATTCCCGGTCATATTCTAAGAACTCAAGCATATGGCGTAGCGGGACGATAAGATCCGGAGGAAGTGTGGTTTTTTTAGTGTCAGTGATGGCTTCCCGGAGTAAATAAAGATCTGATGAAACCATGGCGTGGTTCCAGCGCCACTGGGAAAACCGGGTCATCATCTCTTCAAGCTCCCGCATCCTGTGAGTGATGAAGAGCCGTGTTGTAAGGAGATCATCAGAACCTGCGATAAGACGGTCGAGTTTATGTGCCGAAATCCTCACCGTGGCACTGCTACCGGTTCTTGGATACTGCCCCTCGTTCTGGATAGTCGGTGGAACAGGAAACAATCCTGATGCTACAGGTTTGGTTTTACCAGTTGAACTCTCCGGAAAAGAGCCACTATCATGGGGAGTATCCCGTTCCGGGCCCGTTGAAGCGACAACGCGGATGACGGGGGATGTGTTGAGAAATGTATTTTTATTATCTCTCTGGCTGGTGTCCGGATAGTGTCCCGCACTCTTTTTTGGGGCAATCAGTCCCCTGATGGCCAGTATGACTTCAGCAGAACTGGGTTGTTGAGCCTGGGCACCCTGCAAATGTATCCGGATAACCTTTACCGCATTGTGGAAAATATCAAATGCGTCAGCATCAGGTGAATATCCCCCGTTCTTGATGGTGGCAAAGACATTTTCAAGATTCTGGCACACCAGTTCGATCTCTTTTACACTGACTGCCCGTGCAGCTCCTTTCAGGCTGTGGATTGTACGAAAAACCTTCTCGGTCACCTTCCCTACGGTTTCCGGTCCGGTCTTCTCCATCTCAAGAAGGCCTTCGGTAATGGTATTTACGTATTCCTCTGCCTCTTCTCTGAATGTGGCAAGGAGTTTTTTCCTGAATTCATCATCCTGACCGGTCATGAGCAGGGAATATCAGACATGGTACTGAACGGTGAGTTTCTTTAAGCGCACACCCAGTTCATGCAGGTCTTCTGCCGTCTTTTCTGCTTTCCGGGTAATTTCGAGATTTTTCTGCGCTGCATCCCGGATCTTTTCCATGGCAAGTGAGATCTGGTCAACACCGGCAGCCTGTTCCTGGATGGATGAAGTAATTTCAATTGCTTCGCGCGAAGAGTCAGCAATCGAACGAGTAAGCACTTCGATTGCCTCCCGTGCATCGGAAGTCAGCCTGACTGCATCCGCAACGGAACGGGTTCCCTGCTCGGTAGATACCACCGTTGAAGAGACACCCCGCTGGATATCGGTTAAGATCGTGCGGATGTTTGCCGTTGCCTGTTTTGATTGCTCTGCGAGGTTGTGAATCTCATGGGCAACTACCGCAAAACCTTTCCCGAAATCACCGGCTTTTGCCGCTTCAATGGATGCATTAACTGCAAGGAGGTTGGACTGTTCCGATATATCGGTTACCGTTGCAATGATCTCCCCGATGGCCTGGCTCTGTTCAGAGAGCTTGATGACACTCATTCCGATGGTATCCATCTGCCGCTGGATGTGGTTCATCCCATCGAGAATCTCCTGCACGGATTTCTGGCCTTCACCGGAAACGGTTATGGCTTTCATCGCTTTTTCCGACACGGATTTTGACTTGAGAATCACAATGTCGGTCTTTTTCCTAACGCCTTCTACGGTATCTGATGTGTCATTGACGGTACTTGCCGTCTGGGAGCTGGCAGTTGCGAGTTGGGTAGTTACCGTCAGGATCTCGCTTGATGCCGAGGAAAGGACGGAGACCCCTTCGTAGAGTTCCTCATTGATCAGTTTCATTAAGCGCTGGAGCTCGATACCGATCGTGTTGAGTGCATCCCGGTAAGCAACAAATTCACCCGCTACCGGTATCTTCTCATCAAACCGGGCAGTAAAATCACCGGATGCATAGAACCGGGCCAGGCGCATGGCCTCGTTCACCGGCTCGGTGATCGTTTCAAGGGTCTTATTGAACCCGGCGATGATCATCCGGTACCCGCCCCTGAATGCATTCTCATTCCCGCGAACGGAAAGGTCCCCGGCCCTTGCAGCATCGGTAAGTTTGATCGTCTCTTTGTGGAGGTGGTCCAATGAATCAACCATCATCCTGAGTGCAGGACGGATCTCATCGCGATCATCAACCGGCTCAGCAAAGGCTTCGATATAATCCCCTTTAGCAATCTTTTTGATATTCCCGACGACATTGGTCTGGAGATCATCGGCAAACTCATCCATGGTTGCGGCCATGATCCCAATCTCATCCTGTCTTTTAATATTGAGACGTGCAGAAAGGTGGCCGTTCCTGAGTTCCTTGATCATGACCACTACCGACTGAAGTGGACCCGATATTGAACGACCAAAGAGAATTGCAATGGCTGCACCAATGGCCATCGATGCGATCATCAGGGCGAAGATGGTATTTCGTATGGTATCAATGGGCCCGGTGAAATCCGAGAGCTCAGCGCGTGATACAATATACCAGTCAAGAGGTTCATAATATGTGTAGGCATCAAGGACGTTCATCCCGTCTACTTCATGGGGAACTGCACCTTCCTTGTTCCTGAACATCTGTTTAACATAATCCTTATCTGCCCAGTTCTGCCCTTCCGAGCTTGGATGGACCAGCACATTTCCCGCGCTGTCAATCACATACATGTAGCCATTCTTACCGACAATGGTCTCCCGTATACTCTTCTTGACCACGTCGAGGGTCTGTCCTTCTTCTGTTCCCACGAATAGAACGCCAATTACCTTTCCGCTGGGATCTTTGATCGGCTCATAAGCTGTGACGTAATTTTTCCCAAACAGGTCGCGTCTTCCATAGTACGTAACATCATCGTTCACGGTCACTTTATAGACATCATCAGTCAGGCGGGTTCCGACTGCACGCTTCCCATTCGTATCCAGAACATTGGTTGAAATGCGGACCGCGTAACTGTTATTGTATACCTGGAAAACGGTTGCAGCTCCCCCGACCATTGCCTGCACCTGGTCGACCGTCTCGAAGTTATCATTGACCACGTAACGGTTGCCCCTGCTGTCGATTAAGGTCATTTTGTCATTAATGACTTCAGGCGTGCCCTTGCCATAGAAATTCTGTTTTGCCACATTGAGGTCACTGTTGACCTTATTGCGGGTCAGCTTGTAGACATCATTGGTCCATCCTTTCATATCCCCGACCTGAGTTTCTAACAAGGCCTGGGTCTGTTCACTGATAACGCTGCTTGAGCTGGTATACGCGACCAGCCCGAGCAACAGTGTCGGGATGATTGCCAAGAAAAGACAGATGACGAGAATCTTGGTCCCGACTTTCATATTGGAAAAAAACTGCATACTATCCTTAACCCTTCCAGTACCCGTTCACAACTTGGTAATGAATAGACTGATCGCATATATTTTAAAAGTACTGATATTGTTCACTAACCCCTCTCATTTTATTACGGTGCAACAGAGAGTGGAATGTGGGTAGAGTGTAAAATGAATGGGAAACGTCAGGCAGCAGTCTCATCGACAAGCATACGGGTATCGGTAAGGAGTGCAGCCCCATCCAGCACAATAATGCCGTCGACAACTCCTAAAATAAAAGGATCGGCACCTGTGGGTGGGATCGTTTTTGGTGCAGCGGGTATACTGGCCGGTATTGTGGCAATACCGGTGATATAATCGGCAAGGATGCCAAAGGTCATTGTTCCGTTAGTGACCACGATAACCCGGTTTAAATCAGTAAGACCTCTGTCATAGACGGAGAAGAGCGCCCGGAGATCCACGAGTGAAATGATCTCTCCTCGTATTGCACAGATACCAGAGATATATTCAGGTGTCCCCGGGACCGGCGTAATACCCCCGGTAAGGACCACTTCCCGGACATACTTCATACTGATAGCATATTCCTGGTAGGCAAGCCGGAATTTCAGTACCTCGATTCGTTCAATTCCCCGGGATCTGGCTGCTGGTTGTGAGAGTTTTTGTGCCCGTTCTGCAAGGATTGCAGTAACTCTTCCCGTCTCCTCTTCCCCGGTATCCTCAAGGGGACTGACCTTCCTTGCCGGGAGGGCAATATGGATCTGTTCAGGATTGGGACACTTCAAAAAACCTGCCAGATTATGAATGATGACCAGTCCTTCGGACGTAATGGTCATATCCGGCACAACAGATTCGCCTGTCGGTGTGGATG
This region includes:
- a CDS encoding ATP-binding protein produces the protein MKTFQLFNSSSPFTRTRVITIAVATVIALGINLVGMFTGITVLLSHVIYIPIILAGYWFPRRGLLFSTLIAVAYGALITLILPLDLLLIVSTLFRMTFFILVGGVVTFLSAKLRESEQQLHEIIEFLPYPTFAVNCEGVVIVWNQAVEELTGVRKAEILNKGDGAYSIAFYGVKRPALLDLILTPGPETDTWYPQVKKEGKKLVSEIFIPHFKGGKGVYLRIAATALVDGNGNVTGAIESIRDITEQVMTESALQNTSSRLNTIAGIVRHDISRKLAGLYGILSIGVMKFDDPDVLFLIEALKDSAQGIQRQIDISREFKDIGTSPPAWIPVQGAVLDTIGRLGVGGISFRTWAERLEVFADPHLPAVFFHIFDTTIKETDGVTTVVVTYHIRENGCAILVETDGAGIETSIKESLFTQKEERYGHGLFLAHEICAISDMTIKETGTPKKGTRFEIMIPPEGYRIL
- a CDS encoding hybrid sensor histidine kinase/response regulator, producing the protein MNKKQYDNDGASLYMNGTYPKKPMKLLVVEDSRTQAEYLRHILENEGYRVVLAANGLEALEQIKIDRPALVLSDIIMPEMDGYELCRRIRSDAAMASIPVILVTQLFDPVDVIKGLEAGADNIIIKPFEPQHVYSRIHSVLQMLSRPDPDGRSGTGIEVSFADSNHTITAGRLQILTILLSTYDLAVRKNTELLETHERLNAVNEELQVTVEKLQQVNDDLFKENAERKKVEDALEKANKKLQLMASITRHDLLNQLMALHEYIELALVEKNAEPEKAWKYILTADGIVNQTVNTVRFTGDYQKVGIKSAVWHNVSTLIDNSLKHTSLGTVKLDNSVPVEIELYADPLIEKVFSNLIENAVRYGGISMTTIRFSYGCKNNTCTIICEDNGTGIPADEKEKIFTYGFGKNTGLGLFLSREILNITGITIKETGDPHRGARFEITCPPATIRSPEKS
- a CDS encoding chemotaxis protein CheW — translated: MTGQDDEFRKKLLATFREEAEEYVNTITEGLLEMEKTGPETVGKVTEKVFRTIHSLKGAARAVSVKEIELVCQNLENVFATIKNGGYSPDADAFDIFHNAVKVIRIHLQGAQAQQPSSAEVILAIRGLIAPKKSAGHYPDTSQRDNKNTFLNTSPVIRVVASTGPERDTPHDSGSFPESSTGKTKPVASGLFPVPPTIQNEGQYPRTGSSATVRISAHKLDRLIAGSDDLLTTRLFITHRMRELEEMMTRFSQWRWNHAMVSSDLYLLREAITDTKKTTLPPDLIVPLRHMLEFLEYDREFMAYLRHDLGAHIRATELDRSALETSTSEISDLIHDAVLVPIAEILLPFSGFVREYSRNTGKNVDLIIEGEAIEMDRRILESLKDPLMHLINNSIDHGIEYPDIREEQHKPARGMVRIRIAPLSGSKVGIEVSDDGAGIDCNNVRTAAVKNGIITAREAGKLTDEEALWLVFRSGLSVKPDVSDISGRGLGLAIVEDTVTRLGGNVILASQPGKGTSITLRVPVRLATFRGVVVRSGSHRYVLPMQQVRQVFRTKPDAIVFHDNRPTITLKGEIISIIRLTDALGISKYHRTPEIPAQVPIIIIAYGAGQIACMVDEVLQVQEIVVRPLGSQLRRVKRITGAAILGDGTIAIVLDPIELIQEAIKTDLPVPYAEQHDVISGRVLVVEDSVTSRMFLANILEQGGHEVVTARDGMEAFAMLKEDKFDMVVSDVDMPRMNGFTLTEKIRADSRLSYLPVVLVTSLDTREDRAHGIAVGADVYMEKSGFEKVRFLSVINELLHGDY
- a CDS encoding Cache 3/Cache 2 fusion domain-containing protein translates to MKVGTKILVICLFLAIIPTLLLGLVAYTSSSSVISEQTQALLETQVGDMKGWTNDVYKLTRNKVNSDLNVAKQNFYGKGTPEVINDKMTLIDSRGNRYVVNDNFETVDQVQAMVGGAATVFQVYNNSYAVRISTNVLDTNGKRAVGTRLTDDVYKVTVNDDVTYYGRRDLFGKNYVTAYEPIKDPSGKVIGVLFVGTEEGQTLDVVKKSIRETIVGKNGYMYVIDSAGNVLVHPSSEGQNWADKDYVKQMFRNKEGAVPHEVDGMNVLDAYTYYEPLDWYIVSRAELSDFTGPIDTIRNTIFALMIASMAIGAAIAILFGRSISGPLQSVVVMIKELRNGHLSARLNIKRQDEIGIMAATMDEFADDLQTNVVGNIKKIAKGDYIEAFAEPVDDRDEIRPALRMMVDSLDHLHKETIKLTDAARAGDLSVRGNENAFRGGYRMIIAGFNKTLETITEPVNEAMRLARFYASGDFTARFDEKIPVAGEFVAYRDALNTIGIELQRLMKLINEELYEGVSVLSSASSEILTVTTQLATASSQTASTVNDTSDTVEGVRKKTDIVILKSKSVSEKAMKAITVSGEGQKSVQEILDGMNHIQRQMDTIGMSVIKLSEQSQAIGEIIATVTDISEQSNLLAVNASIEAAKAGDFGKGFAVVAHEIHNLAEQSKQATANIRTILTDIQRGVSSTVVSTEQGTRSVADAVRLTSDAREAIEVLTRSIADSSREAIEITSSIQEQAAGVDQISLAMEKIRDAAQKNLEITRKAEKTAEDLHELGVRLKKLTVQYHV
- a CDS encoding chemotaxis protein CheW, translating into MQFSVEGISCAITVGKTVFVERMVLVTPQSEGGFGIAGVINLHGRTVPVYQIRMLLGFPNRKPRLSDVLIVTKAGSDCVALWVDETSGISPDTRLTKEDTSTPTGESVVPDMTITSEGLVIIHNLAGFLKCPNPEQIHIALPARKVSPLEDTGEEETGRVTAILAERAQKLSQPAARSRGIERIEVLKFRLAYQEYAISMKYVREVVLTGGITPVPGTPEYISGICAIRGEIISLVDLRALFSVYDRGLTDLNRVIVVTNGTMTFGILADYITGIATIPASIPAAPKTIPPTGADPFILGVVDGIIVLDGAALLTDTRMLVDETAA